A DNA window from Massilia putida contains the following coding sequences:
- a CDS encoding potassium transporter Kup, translated as MDTQQNNKKVAGLALAAIGIVYGDIGTSPLYSLKTVFDPTHGLALTPANLIGVVSLIFWGLSVIVSLKYVTLVLRADNRGEGGIMALLALALAAIGDRKRLHVALLLIGVFGASLFYGDSVITPAISVLSAVEGLEVATPALQPYVVPLTIVILVCLYAVQSHGTAGIGRWFGPIMLLWFAALAAMGVVNIVQSPGILVALNPWHALRFFIDNRGTAFLALGAIVLAFTGAEALYADMGHFGRKPIRLAWFAVAFPALALNYLGQGGLLLARPDAIANPFYQQLGSWSVYPLVMLSTIATVIASQATISGTFSMTKEAIALGFLPRMRIVHTSEREIGQIYLPVINWLQLIAVLLAVVGFGSSDNLASAYGIAVTATMLATTILTYFVIRYRWRMNLLLCLAATGFFLAVDVAFFSANVLKVLHGGWFPLTLGVLLFTLMLTWRRGRQQVFDNLQKHAIPLDAFLESLFIAPPARVPGTAIFLRGESDGVPHAMLHNLSHNKVVHERTVFLTVHISDEPRVEPQSRIRITGLGHGCHQLDVTFGFKDEPDIPGILVLCASHGLAFDMMQTSFFIARQTVISTPGAGMAPWREHLFVAMQRNARDAADYYLIPTNRVIELGTQVEI; from the coding sequence TTGGATACGCAGCAGAACAACAAGAAAGTGGCAGGTCTCGCCCTGGCCGCCATCGGCATCGTGTATGGCGACATCGGCACCAGTCCGCTGTACTCGCTGAAGACCGTCTTCGACCCCACGCATGGTCTGGCGCTCACGCCGGCCAACCTGATCGGCGTGGTGTCGCTGATCTTCTGGGGCCTCTCCGTCATCGTCTCGCTGAAATACGTGACGCTGGTCCTGCGCGCCGACAACCGCGGCGAAGGCGGCATCATGGCGCTCCTGGCGCTCGCGCTGGCGGCCATCGGCGACCGCAAACGCCTGCACGTCGCGCTGCTCCTGATCGGGGTGTTCGGCGCGTCCCTGTTCTATGGCGACAGCGTGATCACGCCGGCGATTTCGGTGCTGTCGGCGGTCGAAGGCCTGGAGGTCGCCACGCCGGCGCTGCAGCCGTACGTCGTGCCGCTGACGATCGTCATTCTGGTATGCCTGTATGCGGTCCAGAGCCACGGCACCGCCGGCATCGGGCGCTGGTTCGGCCCGATCATGCTGCTGTGGTTCGCGGCGCTGGCGGCAATGGGCGTCGTGAACATCGTGCAGAGCCCCGGGATCCTGGTCGCGCTCAATCCGTGGCATGCGCTGCGCTTCTTCATCGACAACCGCGGCACCGCGTTTCTCGCGCTCGGCGCCATCGTGCTGGCATTCACGGGTGCCGAGGCGTTGTACGCCGACATGGGGCACTTCGGCCGCAAGCCGATCCGGCTCGCGTGGTTCGCCGTCGCGTTTCCCGCGCTCGCCCTGAACTATCTCGGCCAGGGCGGCCTGCTGCTGGCCCGTCCCGACGCGATCGCCAATCCGTTTTACCAGCAGCTGGGCAGCTGGAGCGTCTATCCGCTGGTCATGCTGTCGACCATCGCGACCGTCATCGCATCGCAGGCGACGATCTCCGGCACGTTCTCGATGACCAAGGAGGCGATCGCGCTCGGCTTCCTGCCGCGCATGCGCATCGTGCACACCTCGGAACGCGAGATCGGGCAGATCTATCTTCCGGTGATCAACTGGCTCCAGCTGATCGCGGTGCTGCTGGCCGTCGTCGGCTTCGGCTCGTCCGACAACCTGGCGTCGGCCTACGGCATCGCCGTCACCGCGACGATGCTGGCCACCACGATCCTCACCTATTTCGTGATCCGCTACCGCTGGCGCATGAACCTCTTGCTGTGCCTGGCCGCGACCGGATTTTTCCTGGCGGTCGACGTGGCGTTCTTTTCGGCGAACGTCCTCAAGGTGCTGCATGGCGGCTGGTTCCCGCTGACGCTGGGCGTGCTGCTGTTCACCCTGATGCTTACGTGGCGCCGGGGCCGCCAGCAGGTGTTCGACAATCTGCAGAAGCACGCCATTCCGCTCGACGCTTTCCTCGAATCGCTGTTCATCGCGCCGCCGGCGCGGGTTCCCGGCACGGCGATCTTCCTGCGTGGCGAAAGCGATGGCGTACCGCATGCGATGCTGCACAATCTTTCGCATAACAAGGTTGTGCACGAACGTACCGTGTTCCTCACCGTACACATCAGCGACGAGCCCCGTGTCGAACCGCAGTCCCGGATCCGCATCACCGGGCTGGGCCACGGCTGCCATCAGTTGGACGTGACGTTCGGCTTCAAGGACGAGCCGGACATTCCCGGCATTCTCGTCCTCTGCGCAAGCCACGGCCTGGCCTTCGACATGATGCAGACATCGTTCTTCATCGCGCGGCAGACCGTGATCTCGACGCCGGGCGCGGGCATGGCACCCTGGCGCGAGCATCTGTTCGTCGCGATGCAGCGCAACGCGCGCGATGCCGCCGATTACTACCTTATCCCGACCAACCGGGTCATCGAACTGGGAACGCAGGTGGAGATTTAG
- a CDS encoding sensor domain-containing diguanylate cyclase, which yields MDNSDDSAGHEAGQAGPALPVLDVPRRPLVALAIGLLSCFCLLLAGLEAWSAWHAYQKELEDSRVATANMARALASHAETSIKLGDAVLAEMVERIEHDGLDDEATTRLTNRLRNITRDVGELHGLFVYGPDGKWLTSSLPRPMQGNNFDREYFQYHLLHTGRGTHVSVPVRSRSTGAWILPLSRRIEAPDGSFAGVALATLNLAWFGRFYDSFDVGKNGTIVLAHDNGTLIYRRPFHDEQVGMDIRNGTIWQRAGRSSQPGSVMLTPRIDNVERLYSYRHLQGFPLFVASGEAKDDILAGWRRNTLQTAVLGLAALLVLAWGGGILVGQIRVRERLERDLRRAGAVLQRHNASLQNLAERDGLTGLANRRLFEDRLVREYERARRSGAPFALVMADIDHFKQYNDRFGHLAGDECLRKVAGAVADGARRPADLAARYGGEEFAVILADTDLAGANAVADRIRAVVASLDLRHPDNPAGRVSLSMGVYVGHPALAERNDPLAWVDVADRLLYQAKGAGRNRVVAREGHEAAA from the coding sequence ATGGACAATTCCGATGACAGCGCCGGCCACGAGGCCGGACAGGCCGGTCCCGCACTGCCTGTGCTCGACGTGCCGCGCCGCCCATTGGTCGCGCTGGCCATCGGGCTGCTGTCCTGTTTTTGCCTGCTGCTGGCCGGCCTGGAGGCGTGGAGCGCGTGGCACGCGTATCAAAAGGAGCTGGAAGACAGCCGCGTCGCCACGGCCAATATGGCGCGGGCGCTGGCATCGCATGCGGAGACGTCGATCAAGCTGGGCGACGCCGTGCTGGCCGAGATGGTCGAGCGCATCGAGCACGACGGCCTGGACGACGAGGCCACGACGCGCCTGACGAATCGGCTGCGCAACATCACGCGCGACGTCGGCGAACTGCACGGCCTGTTCGTCTACGGCCCGGACGGCAAGTGGCTGACGTCGTCGCTGCCGCGCCCCATGCAGGGCAATAATTTTGATCGCGAATATTTTCAATACCACCTGCTGCACACCGGGCGCGGCACGCACGTGAGCGTGCCCGTGCGCAGCCGCTCGACCGGCGCGTGGATCCTGCCGCTGTCGCGCCGCATCGAGGCGCCCGACGGCAGCTTCGCGGGGGTGGCGCTGGCCACGCTCAATCTGGCGTGGTTCGGCCGCTTCTACGACAGCTTCGACGTCGGCAAGAACGGCACGATCGTGCTGGCGCACGACAACGGCACGCTGATCTACCGCCGCCCGTTCCACGACGAGCAGGTGGGCATGGACATCCGCAACGGCACCATCTGGCAACGGGCCGGGCGCAGCAGCCAGCCCGGCTCGGTCATGCTGACGCCGCGCATCGACAACGTCGAGCGCCTGTACAGCTACCGGCACCTGCAGGGCTTCCCGCTGTTCGTCGCCAGCGGCGAGGCCAAGGACGACATCCTGGCCGGCTGGCGCCGCAACACGTTGCAGACGGCGGTGCTGGGCCTGGCCGCGCTGCTCGTGCTGGCCTGGGGCGGCGGCATCCTCGTGGGCCAGATCCGCGTCCGCGAGCGGCTCGAACGCGACCTGCGCCGCGCGGGCGCCGTGCTGCAGCGCCACAATGCCTCGCTGCAGAACCTGGCCGAGCGCGACGGCCTGACGGGCCTGGCCAACCGCCGCCTGTTCGAGGACCGCCTCGTACGCGAATACGAGCGCGCGCGCCGCAGCGGCGCGCCGTTCGCCCTCGTCATGGCCGACATCGACCACTTCAAGCAGTACAACGACCGCTTCGGCCACCTGGCCGGCGACGAATGCCTGCGCAAGGTGGCCGGGGCCGTCGCCGACGGCGCGCGCCGTCCGGCCGACCTGGCCGCGCGCTACGGCGGCGAGGAATTCGCCGTGATCCTGGCCGATACCGATCTGGCCGGCGCCAACGCGGTGGCCGACCGGATCCGCGCGGTCGTGGCAAGCCTCGACCTGCGCCATCCGGACAACCCCGCCGGGCGCGTCAGCCTCAGCATGGGCGTGTACGTCGGCCATCCCGCCTTGGCCGAGCGCAACGATCCGCTGGCCTGGGTCGACGTGGCCGACCGCCTGCTGTACCAGGCCAAGGGCGCCGGGCGCAACCGCGTCGTCGCGCGCGAAGGCCACGAGGCCGCGGCGTGA
- a CDS encoding MarR family winged helix-turn-helix transcriptional regulator, whose amino-acid sequence MEANETSAEQGRRTPVLDDQLCFALYSTGLAMTKVYRKLLRKLDLTYPQYLVMLVLWEKDEQTVSEIGARLFLDSATLTPLLKRLEAAGLVTRTRSALDERQVVVALSPAGRALEQEAAAIYEGVLCATGCAPSQLAAIKGQLDMLRGKLAHHT is encoded by the coding sequence ATGGAAGCGAACGAAACATCTGCGGAGCAAGGGAGGCGGACGCCTGTCCTCGACGACCAGTTGTGTTTTGCGCTGTACTCGACCGGCCTGGCGATGACCAAGGTGTACCGCAAGCTGTTGCGCAAGCTGGACCTGACTTACCCGCAATACCTCGTCATGCTGGTGCTGTGGGAAAAGGACGAGCAGACGGTGTCCGAGATCGGCGCCCGGCTGTTCCTGGACTCGGCCACCTTGACGCCGCTGCTCAAGCGGCTGGAGGCGGCCGGACTCGTGACCCGGACCCGTTCCGCCCTCGACGAGCGGCAGGTCGTCGTGGCCCTGAGCCCCGCCGGCCGCGCGCTGGAGCAGGAAGCCGCCGCGATCTACGAGGGCGTACTGTGCGCCACCGGCTGCGCGCCGTCCCAGCTGGCTGCCATCAAGGGGCAGCTCGATATGTTGCGCGGCAAGCTGGCTCACCACACGTGA
- a CDS encoding glycoside hydrolase family 43 protein: MNIRPALRRLLFAAAAMAGVAAHAANPIVEGWYADPEIRIFDDTYWIYPTYSDDFGTPDRSRAFTAQQQRMRARSDLIWAPFLKQTFINAFSSRDLVHWTRHEHVLDVADVAWAAYAVWAPSAIEHRGKYYLFFGANDIKSNDQLGGIGVAVSDRPEGPFKDALGKPLIGQIRNGAQPIDQMVFKDDDGQAYMVYGGWKHANVVKLAPDLLGVVPFPDGTTYKEITPDPAYVEGPFMAKRKGVYYFMWSEGGWTGPDYRVAYAMGTSPFGPFKRIGTILAQDGRIARGAGHHSIVNVPGTDEWYIAYHRRPLGDDEGNHREMAIERLYFNDDGTIRPVVMTHEGVAPRPLTR, encoded by the coding sequence ATGAACATCCGTCCGGCCCTGCGCCGCCTGCTGTTTGCGGCCGCGGCCATGGCCGGCGTCGCCGCGCATGCGGCCAATCCGATCGTCGAAGGGTGGTACGCCGATCCGGAAATCCGCATCTTCGACGACACGTACTGGATCTATCCGACGTATTCCGACGACTTCGGCACGCCGGACCGGTCGCGGGCGTTCACGGCGCAACAGCAGCGCATGCGGGCCCGGTCGGACCTGATCTGGGCACCGTTCCTCAAGCAGACGTTCATCAACGCCTTCTCGTCGCGCGATCTGGTGCACTGGACGCGGCACGAGCACGTACTGGATGTCGCGGACGTGGCCTGGGCCGCCTACGCCGTGTGGGCGCCGTCGGCCATCGAACACCGGGGCAAGTACTACCTGTTCTTCGGCGCGAACGACATCAAGAGCAACGACCAGCTGGGCGGCATCGGCGTGGCGGTGAGCGATCGTCCCGAAGGACCGTTCAAGGATGCACTCGGCAAACCGCTGATCGGGCAGATCCGCAACGGCGCGCAGCCGATCGACCAGATGGTCTTCAAGGACGACGACGGCCAGGCGTACATGGTCTACGGCGGCTGGAAGCATGCCAACGTCGTCAAGCTGGCGCCGGACCTGCTCGGTGTCGTGCCGTTCCCGGACGGGACCACGTACAAGGAGATCACGCCCGACCCGGCGTACGTCGAAGGCCCGTTCATGGCCAAGCGCAAGGGTGTGTATTACTTCATGTGGTCGGAAGGCGGCTGGACGGGGCCGGACTACCGCGTCGCCTATGCCATGGGTACGTCGCCGTTCGGCCCGTTCAAGCGGATCGGCACGATCCTCGCGCAGGACGGCCGCATCGCGCGGGGCGCGGGCCACCATTCCATCGTCAACGTGCCCGGCACCGACGAGTGGTATATCGCCTACCACCGCCGGCCGCTGGGCGACGACGAGGGCAACCATCGGGAGATGGCCATCGAACGCCTGTATTTCAACGACGACGGCACGATCCGGCCGGTGGTCATGACGCACGAGGGCGTGGCGCCGCGGCCGCTTACCCGGTGA
- a CDS encoding AtaL-like protein, with the protein MPLTRAQAWSGLVLKARDARAFLPPNLCTRCDVVEESATHIVRDATIGGADLREIIVFEPEHKVSFFQASGPREGVIVNELFEAETGALQLKFYCYTGLRGKAPGVPRRRPSRPGWTATRVTRPPCRRRSSGPARCLRKCGCDRSSSAFPKFNF; encoded by the coding sequence ATGCCGCTGACCCGCGCACAGGCCTGGAGCGGACTCGTGCTCAAGGCACGCGACGCCCGCGCATTCCTCCCGCCCAACCTGTGCACGCGTTGCGACGTCGTCGAGGAAAGCGCGACGCATATCGTGCGCGACGCGACCATCGGCGGCGCCGACCTGCGCGAAATCATCGTCTTCGAGCCGGAACACAAGGTCTCGTTCTTCCAGGCGAGCGGCCCGCGCGAAGGCGTCATCGTCAACGAGTTGTTCGAGGCCGAGACCGGCGCGCTGCAACTGAAGTTCTATTGCTACACCGGCCTGCGCGGCAAGGCGCCGGGCGTCCCGAGGCGCAGGCCGAGCAGGCCTGGATGGACAGCGACAAGGGTTACAAGACCGCCTTGTCGTCGACGCTCGAGCGGACCCGCGCGTTGCTTGCGCAAGTGCGGCTGTGACCGTTCGTCTTCGGCTTTTCCGAAGTTCAATTTCTGA
- a CDS encoding prohibitin family protein, with protein sequence MNRVSLNAGKKLVVAIVVLILLFALAPFGTVPAGSRGVMTTFGSPSDQVLSEGIHFRVPLAQKLNLVNVSIQKGEGEGDAASRDLQTVHTRVALNYHVRPDAAMTVFRDLGNEPGQRIIIPSVQEAVKAVTARFTAEELIAKRTDVRDQIIAQLRERLARHGIVVDEFSIVNFNFSRSFNDAIEAKTTAEQLKLKAERDLQRIEVEAKQRVAQARAEAESLAVQRQQVTPELIRLREMENQRLAIEKWDGKLPNVAGGAIPFINVAAATK encoded by the coding sequence ATGAATCGAGTGTCATTGAATGCGGGCAAAAAGCTCGTCGTCGCGATCGTCGTGCTGATCCTGTTGTTCGCGCTGGCGCCGTTCGGGACGGTGCCGGCGGGCTCGAGAGGCGTGATGACGACGTTCGGCAGCCCGAGCGACCAGGTGCTGAGCGAGGGCATCCACTTCCGCGTGCCGCTGGCGCAAAAGCTCAACCTCGTCAACGTCTCGATCCAGAAGGGCGAGGGCGAGGGCGACGCCGCCTCGCGCGACCTGCAGACCGTGCACACCCGCGTGGCGCTGAACTACCACGTGCGGCCGGACGCCGCGATGACGGTGTTCCGCGACCTGGGCAACGAGCCGGGCCAGCGCATCATCATCCCGTCCGTGCAGGAAGCGGTGAAGGCCGTCACGGCGCGCTTCACGGCGGAAGAGCTGATCGCCAAGCGGACCGACGTGCGCGACCAGATCATCGCCCAGCTGCGCGAACGGCTGGCCCGCCACGGCATCGTGGTCGACGAATTCTCGATCGTGAACTTCAATTTCTCGCGCTCGTTCAACGACGCGATCGAAGCGAAGACGACGGCCGAGCAGCTCAAACTGAAGGCCGAACGCGACCTGCAGCGCATCGAAGTGGAAGCGAAGCAGCGCGTGGCCCAGGCGCGCGCCGAGGCCGAATCGCTGGCCGTGCAGCGCCAGCAGGTGACGCCGGAACTGATCCGCCTGCGCGAGATGGAAAACCAGCGCCTGGCCATCGAGAAATGGGACGGCAAGCTGCCCAATGTGGCGGGCGGCGCGATCCCGTTCATCAACGTCGCGGCCGCGACGAAATGA
- a CDS encoding TonB-dependent receptor, whose translation MNNPMLKNTMQFPQLSAVALAVLALVAHSQASAQQASPVPAQDNVQKEIQQVVVTGTASASGTRKIDTSFSITTATEEQLKQAAPSSTADVLKIVPGVYAEATGGQSGANIEVRGFPSGSDSPFVSVQMNGNPIYPVPVLSFFEGSSAFRLDDTIERVEVLRGGPSTIYSSGQPGATMNFIMKKGGDEPEGSLRFTTGTGSLRRFDGVYSGKIADGWYGMIGGFYRTTNGVRDAGFPADDGGQLSASLTRKLDQGELTVYARSTSDKNAFYTGVPLISSNNGHTISSFPGFDPLRGTLMSNEMRNFTVEAGPGKTLTYDLGEGRGLSSNLVGADFQQKLNGWDVSNKFNYFKGDLNTIAMFTGNNPLSAADYVSQAIASANGNAAVVAAAGAPATSGAITYTNGGGAVAGNQQVVQAGLWAVEKKLRSFTDEFRVSKDIGYNNTITAGAYIANYSSHDVWYLGNSHLMTATPNARLIDVKLNNGAIVSKNGTDGNVFYAPIASYDGHNTAVFLADEWRINDRMKVDAGMRHEKQHISGSISNLTSGDTDNNPLTVYNNGTSMPSGSFTGLSRDDTANSFTAGGLYKLTRDSSVFVRANQGHTFIYFDDLRNAGSQDVVNDRNRVPTPKVTQYEIGYKTATPLYSAYVNAFFTDFTGISFQQITTTGVLYSVSGSHGKGVEFELAVRPITGLQLQLTGDWQDSTYKDNPTIAGNQVQRQPKFQYRFSPSYRLPIGDYALRFYGTYAHVGARWADQQNTQYLPSYNTLDLGILAELSDKLEFRVTGTNVNNALGLTEGNSRLVGASVGPINARPIFGRAWEASLTYRF comes from the coding sequence ATGAATAACCCCATGCTGAAAAACACCATGCAGTTCCCGCAACTGTCGGCAGTTGCCCTCGCAGTCCTCGCCCTCGTGGCCCACTCCCAGGCCAGCGCCCAGCAGGCTTCTCCGGTGCCCGCGCAGGACAACGTCCAGAAAGAAATCCAGCAAGTCGTCGTGACCGGTACGGCATCGGCCTCCGGCACGCGCAAGATCGATACGAGCTTCTCGATCACGACCGCGACCGAGGAACAGCTGAAGCAGGCCGCGCCGTCCAGCACGGCCGACGTGCTGAAGATCGTGCCGGGCGTGTACGCCGAAGCGACGGGCGGCCAGTCCGGCGCCAACATCGAAGTGCGCGGCTTCCCGTCGGGCAGCGACTCGCCGTTCGTCTCCGTGCAGATGAACGGCAACCCGATCTATCCGGTTCCGGTGCTGTCGTTCTTCGAAGGCTCGTCCGCCTTCCGCCTGGACGACACGATCGAGCGCGTGGAAGTGCTGCGCGGCGGTCCGAGCACGATCTATTCGAGCGGCCAGCCGGGCGCCACGATGAACTTCATCATGAAGAAAGGCGGCGACGAGCCGGAAGGCAGCTTGCGCTTCACGACGGGCACCGGCAGCCTGCGCCGCTTCGACGGCGTCTACAGCGGCAAGATCGCCGACGGCTGGTACGGCATGATCGGCGGCTTCTACCGCACGACGAACGGCGTGCGCGACGCCGGCTTCCCGGCCGACGACGGCGGCCAGCTGTCCGCCTCGCTGACCCGCAAGCTCGACCAGGGCGAACTGACGGTCTACGCCCGCTCGACGTCCGACAAGAACGCGTTCTACACGGGCGTGCCGCTGATCTCGTCGAACAACGGCCACACGATCTCGTCGTTCCCCGGCTTCGATCCGCTGCGCGGCACCTTGATGAGCAACGAGATGCGCAACTTCACGGTGGAAGCGGGCCCGGGCAAGACGCTGACGTACGACCTGGGCGAAGGCCGCGGCCTCTCCTCGAACCTGGTCGGCGCGGATTTCCAGCAAAAGCTGAACGGCTGGGACGTGTCGAACAAGTTCAACTACTTCAAGGGCGACCTCAACACGATCGCCATGTTCACGGGTAACAACCCGCTGAGCGCGGCCGATTACGTGAGCCAGGCCATTGCTTCCGCCAACGGCAATGCGGCCGTGGTCGCGGCGGCCGGCGCACCGGCCACGAGCGGCGCCATCACGTACACGAACGGCGGCGGCGCCGTCGCAGGCAACCAGCAGGTGGTGCAGGCGGGCCTGTGGGCCGTCGAGAAAAAGCTGCGCTCGTTCACGGACGAATTCCGCGTCAGCAAGGATATCGGCTACAACAACACGATCACGGCCGGCGCCTACATCGCCAACTATTCGTCGCACGACGTCTGGTACCTCGGCAACAGCCACTTGATGACGGCCACGCCGAACGCGCGCCTCATCGACGTCAAGCTGAACAACGGCGCCATCGTGTCGAAAAACGGCACGGACGGCAACGTGTTCTACGCGCCGATCGCGTCGTACGACGGCCACAACACGGCCGTGTTCCTGGCGGACGAATGGCGCATCAACGACCGCATGAAGGTCGACGCCGGTATGCGCCACGAGAAGCAGCACATCTCGGGCTCGATCTCGAACCTGACCTCGGGCGACACGGACAACAACCCGCTGACCGTGTACAACAACGGCACCTCCATGCCGAGCGGCAGCTTCACGGGCCTGTCGCGCGACGACACCGCCAACTCGTTCACGGCCGGCGGCCTGTATAAACTGACGCGCGATTCGAGCGTGTTCGTGCGCGCCAACCAGGGCCACACGTTCATCTACTTCGACGACCTGCGCAACGCCGGCAGCCAGGACGTGGTGAACGACCGCAACCGCGTCCCGACGCCGAAAGTCACGCAATACGAGATCGGCTACAAGACCGCGACCCCGCTGTACAGCGCCTACGTGAACGCGTTCTTCACGGACTTCACGGGTATCTCGTTCCAGCAGATCACGACGACGGGCGTGCTGTATTCGGTGAGCGGCTCGCACGGCAAGGGGGTGGAATTCGAACTGGCCGTGCGCCCGATCACGGGCCTGCAGCTGCAGCTGACGGGCGACTGGCAGGATTCGACGTACAAGGACAATCCGACCATCGCCGGCAACCAGGTGCAGCGCCAGCCGAAGTTCCAGTACCGCTTCTCGCCGAGCTACCGCCTGCCGATCGGCGATTACGCGCTGCGCTTCTACGGCACCTACGCGCACGTGGGCGCGCGCTGGGCCGACCAGCAGAACACCCAGTACCTGCCGTCGTATAACACGCTGGACCTGGGCATCCTGGCCGAGCTGTCGGACAAGCTGGAATTCCGCGTCACCGGCACCAACGTCAACAACGCGCTCGGCCTGACGGAAGGTAACTCGCGCCTGGTCGGCGCCAGCGTCGGCCCGATCAACGCCCGTCCGATCTTCGGCCGTGCGTGGGAAGCCTCGCTGACCTACCGCTTCTGA
- a CDS encoding LacI family DNA-binding transcriptional regulator, whose translation MEDLAKIAGVSTITVSRALRDSPLVTENTREKIRKIAQEQGYRFNISARNLRMRRSYSVAVVVEMTPVKGRPMSDPYPLELLGGITQELTTAGYSVVLTSKQLLDTAPVQGADGLILLGQGSHGEAVKALQQTTLPLVVWGAPEEGATYTVVGSDNRKGGASVAERFLEQGRRKLIFVGDVDHAEVQERCAGFIDALSGRATVHILRPKAFTFEAGFDCVTSLLKKKSGHSIDGLFAASDLLAMGAIRALTEAGLRVPDDISVVGYDDTPGAASFVPPLTSVHQYLRDGGVLLAKKMLAMIDGRPAHSEMLPTTLIVRHT comes from the coding sequence ATGGAAGACCTGGCGAAGATCGCAGGCGTCTCCACGATCACGGTATCGCGTGCGCTGCGCGACAGCCCGCTCGTGACGGAAAACACGCGGGAAAAGATCCGCAAGATCGCGCAAGAGCAGGGCTACCGTTTCAACATCAGCGCGCGCAACCTGCGCATGCGCCGTTCGTATTCCGTCGCCGTCGTCGTCGAGATGACGCCCGTGAAGGGGCGGCCGATGTCCGACCCGTATCCGCTCGAACTCCTGGGCGGCATCACGCAGGAATTGACGACGGCCGGCTACAGCGTCGTCCTCACGTCCAAGCAGCTGCTCGACACGGCCCCGGTGCAGGGCGCCGACGGCCTGATCCTGCTGGGCCAGGGCTCGCACGGCGAAGCCGTGAAAGCCCTGCAGCAGACCACGCTGCCCCTCGTCGTCTGGGGCGCGCCGGAAGAGGGCGCCACCTATACCGTCGTCGGTTCCGACAACCGCAAGGGCGGCGCCAGCGTGGCCGAGCGCTTCCTGGAACAGGGCCGGCGCAAGCTGATCTTCGTGGGCGACGTCGACCACGCCGAGGTGCAGGAACGCTGCGCCGGCTTCATCGACGCGCTGTCCGGCCGCGCCACCGTGCACATCCTGCGCCCGAAAGCGTTCACGTTCGAAGCCGGCTTCGACTGCGTGACGTCGCTGCTGAAAAAGAAGAGCGGCCACAGCATCGACGGCCTGTTCGCCGCCAGCGACCTGCTGGCGATGGGCGCCATCCGCGCGCTGACGGAAGCGGGCCTGCGCGTGCCCGACGACATTTCCGTGGTCGGCTACGACGATACGCCGGGCGCTGCCAGCTTCGTGCCGCCGCTCACGAGCGTCCACCAATACCTGCGCGACGGCGGCGTGCTGCTCGCGAAAAAAATGCTGGCCATGATCGATGGCCGGCCGGCGCATTCCGAAATGCTGCCGACCACGCTGATCGTACGTCACACCTGA